The Novipirellula aureliae sequence CCCCCGGTAGTTTGCCCCACTCGATTTTCGTTCAAGCGATTGACACCTCGCCACTTTCAGCTGACCCTGCCGTTGCGATCGCAAATCGCAAAGACCCGTTCACGCTTGGTTTGGCAGCGTTGACGAAGCTAACCGAAGGAAAGGTTTTTTTGTGTAAGGCCGAAGGTGCAGAGATTCCTGGTTCGGGCATCGATCGCGTCCAGGTCGAATCCTTTGCTGGCCCGCATCCTGCTGGTTTGGTTGGCACACACATTCATTTTCTTGACCCCGTCGGACCGAACAAGACGGTTTGGTATATCAATTACCAGGACGTTTGTGCAATCGGCAGCCTGTTTCAAACTGGTTTGCTCGACACCAGGCGTGTCATTTCGATCGCGGGACCGATGGTCAAGCAGCCAAGGCTTTTGGAGACTCAGTTGGGCGTCGAAATTGCCCCGCTAATCGAAGGCGAATTGAGTTCGGACGATCCTTCGCGAGTGATTTCCGGTTCGGTGCTATACGGACGCAAGTGCGAAGGGAACGTTGGCTTCTTGGGGCGATACCACAATCAAATCTCGGTGATTGCCGAAGGGTATGAGCGAGAGTTTTTAGGTTGGCAAATGCCAGGATTTGACAAGTTTTCGACGACTCGCGTCTACGCGTCAGCCGCCACGCCACATAAAAAATTCAAGCTTACGTCATCCACTCACGGCAGCGTGCGTGCGATGGTGCCGCTGGGGACTTACGAAAAAGTAATGCCCCTCGACATTTTGGCGACTCAATTGTTGCGTTCACTTATCTACCGCGACACCGATGAAGCTCAGCAATTGGGCGTCTTGGAACTAGAGGAGGAAGATTTATCGCTCTGCACGTTCGTGTGTCCCGGGAAGTACGACTACGGCTCACTCATCCGTGAAAGTTTGGCAACGATTGAGCGAGAAGGATAGTATCGGCATCTCCTCCAAGACGCTCAGGAAAAAACAGTAGCAGCGTCTCTCCGAGACGCTGAAGACACAGAAACAGTACCAGCATCTCTCCGAGACGCTAAAGACACAGAAACAGCAGCAGCATCTCACCGAGACGCTAAACACAGAAACGGTAGCAGCATCTCTCCGAGACGCTGGAGGCATAGAAGCAGTAGCAGCGTCTCTCCGAGACGCTGAAGACATAGAAACAGCAGCAGCATCTCTCCGAGACGCTGAAGACACAGAAACAGTAGCAGCGTCTCTCCGAGACGCTGAAGACATAGAAACAGCAGCAGCGTCTCTCCGAGACGCTGGAAACCCCGCGTCTCGGAGAGACGCGTCTACGAGACACTAAGCAAGACGCGGCTACGATACGCGGTTGACTATCACAATGTTTACTACGAACAATCCCATTGGTGGGAAAAACTTATGAAAGCACTTCGCTACGCTCTCGACAAAGTCCATCCTTGGTTCGCCAAAGGGGCTCCGTTAGAAAAGGCGTATCCTGTCTTTGAAGCACTCGACACGTTCTTGTACACGCCAGGCGACGTTACGACTGGGTCCACACACGTTCGCGACGCGATTGACCTGAAGCGAATGATGACGACCGTCGTTGTGGCTCTGATTCCGGTCACGCTCTTTGGTATGTGGAACGTTGGTTATCTGGCCAACAGTGCCTATCAGGAAATGACAGCGGTCGGGATGGACGCTTCGGGTTCTTGGCAGTACTGGGTACACGAAACTCTCGGTTTTGGGCACGATCCAGGCAACTTTCTCGATAATTTCCTACTGGGGGCGATCCATTTTATACCCGTCTATGCCGTTTGCATGTTTGTCGGCGGGCATATCGAAATGGTATTTAGCGTGCTTCGCGGTCACGAGATCAACGAAGGGTTTCTCGTGACTGGATTACTGTTTCCGCTGATCCTTCCACCGACGATTCCGCTTTGGCAAGTCGCCTTGGGAATCGCCTTTGGCGTTATTGTAGCCAAGGAGGTATTTGGCGGCACGGGCCGAAACTTCTTGAATGTTGCCCTCACTGCTAGAGCGTTTTTGTATTTCGCTTATGCCGCTGAAATCAGTGGTGAGAAGGTTTGGACCGCCGTCGATGGATTCAGTGGTGCGACAGCTCTGGGGCAAATGGCAAGTGCGGCGCCGAGCGATACAATCGCCAATCCCGCCGTGGCTTCGCTCGGATCAATCTCCTACGTTTGGGGTGAGACAGGTGCGATCACTTGGATGGATGCATTTTTGGGGACGGTTCAAGGCTGCTTTGGTGAAACGAGCACTTTGCTTTGCATCGTCGGTGCCGCCATTTTGATTGCAGCAGGAGTCGGGTCATGGAAGGTGATGTCAGGTGTTGTGCTAGGTGCGATCGGAACGTCGCTTTTGTTCAATGCAATCGGTTCGGAAACCAATCCCATGTTAGGCGTCCCATTCTATTGGCACTTGGTTGTCGGTGGCTTGGCGTTCGGTTTGGTCTTTATGGCAACCGATCCGGTAAGTGCTTCGATGACAGAGAAGGGCAAATGGATCTACGGTGTTTTGATCGGGTTCATGACGATTCTAATTCGAGTCATCAATCCAGCGTTCCCCGAAGGGATTATGTTGGCGATCTTGTTTGGTAATGTGTTCGCCCCCTTGATTGATTATTCAGTTGTTTACTTCAACGTTCGTCGGAGGAACCTACGCTATGCTACAACGTAATTCGACTCTTTACACAATTGTCGTTGCCACCATTCTATGCGTGGTTTGTTCGTTCATGGTCAGTGCCGCTGCCGTTGTGCTGCGACCCTACCAGGAAGCCAACAAGCGGCTCGATCGTCAGCGAAACATTCTCGATGCGGCCGGGTTGGCGATCGGTGAGTTTGGCTTGCCTGCGAGTGAATTGACCCGAAAGCAAGTTGACGAACTGTATGATCGCGTCAGCGAAAAGCTGGTTGACTTGGAAACGGGTGAATACAACACCGACTTGGATCCGAAGACCTACGACCCGCGTGAAGCGATCGACAATAAAGATCAAAGCATCGCGATCGAAGACGTCAAATACAACCCTGGCGAGCGACGTCGTGAAAAGGTCGCTCGCGTTTACTTCGTGAAGAAACCTGGCAGTGAAAAGATCGATCAGGTTGTTTTGCCAATCTATGGCAAAGGTTTGTGGTCGACCCTTTATGGATTCATGGCACTCAAGAGCGACCTAACAACGATTAGTGGATTGACATTCTACGAGCATGGTGAAACGCCTGGTCTTGGTGGCGAGGTGGATAACCAAAACTGGAAACAGCAATGGAATGGTCAAAAGTTGTACAACGAAAAAGGGGAGCCTGCGGCATTTGTCTACAAGGGTGCGGCTCCTCCCGACAACCCCTACGCCGTCGATGGGCTTTCGGGGGCAACGATTACATCTAACGGCGTCACGAATTTGATGCGTTATTGGGCGAGTGACGATGGGTATGGTCATTTCCTTGACAAGTTGGCTGGTGAACTTTCGAGTGAGTCCGATTCGGATCAAGTGGATTCCTCGACTTCCGCTCAAGTGGACAACGACATTCCAAACGGAGACGCATAACGATGGCAACAATCAAAGCGAAAGAGGCCCTGTTTGGGCCGGTGATCGACAACAATCCGATCGCTCTTCAAATTCTGGGAATCTGTAGTGCACTTGCGGTCACGACGAAGATGGAAACATCGGTCGTCATGGCGATTGCCGTGATTGCGGTAACCGCGTTTAGCAATTTAGCTGTCAGCGCGATTCGGCATTACATTCCCAGCAGCATCCGAATCATCGTCCAAATGACCGTGATTGCATCGTTGGTGATCGTCGTTGATCAAATACTCAAAGCATTCTTGTTTGACATTAGCAAACAGCTTTCCGTTTTTGTCGGGTTGATCATTACGAACTGCATCGTGATGGGACGAGCCGAAGGGTTTGCGATGAAGAACGGCCCCGGGATCAGTTTCCTCGATGGGATTGGCAATGGTTTGGGGTATGGTTTTGTTCTTTTGTTCGTCGCTTTCTTTCGAGAACTCTTCGGTGCCGGATCGCTATTTGGTGTTCGGATCATGCCCGAGTTTTACGAACCCAACAATTTGATGTTACTGCCGCCTAGCGCGTTTTTCTTGATCGGCTTTTTGATTTGGGCGATTCGCACCATCAAGCCAGAACAAATTGAAGAGGCTTAATTCGATGGAACATTACTTTAGCATTTTGATGAAGGCGATCTTTGTCGAGAATCTTGCGTTGGCCTTCTTTCTCGGCATGTGTACCTTCTTGGCGGTAAGCAAGAATGTTAAAACCGCGCTTGGACTTGGAGTCGCGGTCGTTGCGATCTTAACGATTACGGTTCCGGCAAACCAATTGATCTACTCGCTACTGCTCAAAAAGGGAGCGCTCGGCTGGGTCAATGAAACGTTTGGCGTTGCCACTGCGACCATGGACTTTTCCACCGTCGACTTGACGTTTTTAGGGTTTATTAGCTACATCGGCGTGATCGCGGCAATGGTTCAAATCCTAGAAATGACGCTCGATAAATTTTTTCCACCACTCTACAACGCACTCGGGATCTTCCTGCCATTGATCACCGTCAATTGTGCAATCCTCGGTGCTTCGTTGTTCATGGAACAGCGAAAGTACGACTTTGTTGATAGTTGTGTCTATGGATTCGGTTGTGGAATCGGTTGGGCGATCGCGATCGCCGCATTGGCAGGGATTCGCGAGAAGATGAAGTACAGTGATGTGCCACCACCCCTGCGTGGACTAGGGATCACGTTTATTACCGTCGGCTTGATGGCGTTGGCCTTCATGTCGTTTGGCGGGATTCAATTGTAGAGAAGCGATGCAGCGATGTGGTGCAAACCCTGCTGAGAATTAACCATTACCTTTTTGTTTTCGGACGAATTTAACAAAGATGAATACCATCTTACTTGGCGTCGCGATGTTCACAGTCGTCGTGCTCGCGTTAGTTTTGATTATCCTTGCGGCGAAGAGCCAATTAGTCGCTTCGGGACCCGTCAAGATCTTGATCAATCATGAGAAAGAGATAGAAGTGCCGGCGGGTGGGAAATTGCTCGGAGCGCTTGCAGATGCAGGCGTCTTCGTCTCGAGCGCTTGCGGCGGCGGCGGTACTTGCGCCCAATGTAAAGTAAAGGTCGAATCGGGCGGCGGCGATATCCTGGCCACCGAAAAAGGTCATATCAACAAGAAGGAAGCCGCCGAAGGCGAACGACTCAGTTGCCAAGTGGCGGTCAAACAAGACATGGTCGTCGAGGTGCCTGCCGAAGCGTTTGATACCAAAAAATGGGAATGCACCGTCCGTAGCAACAATAACGTTGCAACGTTCATCAAGGAGTTCGTGCTAGAACTTCCCGAAGGTGAAGAGGTTGATTTCCGAGCGGGCGGTTATATTCAAATCGAGTGCCCACCACACGAAGTCCACTATAAAGATTTTGTCATCGAAGATCGCTTTCGCGAAGATTGGGACAAATTCGATGTCTGGCGTTACGTGTCGAAGGTCGATGAACCCGTCGTACGTGCGTACTCGATGGCCAACTACCCCGGCGAAAAAGGCATCATTATGCTCAATGTGCGTGTGGCATCACCACCGCCTCGAGCACCCGAAGGTACTCCACCTGGAAAAATGAGTAGTTGGATCTTTAGTTTGAAGCCTGGCGACAAGGCTACCATTAGCGGGCCCTACGGAGAGTTCTTTATCAAGGATACCGACGCCGAAATGGTTTACATCGGTGGGGGTGCCGGAATGGCTCCGCTGCGAAGTCACATCTTTGAACTGTTCAAGCGAAAGAAGACCAACCGAAAGGTCTCGTATTGGTACGGTGGTCGATCTAGCCGCGAACTGTTTTATGTCGATCATTTCCGTGAAATTGAGAAAGAGTTCCCGAACTTCCAATTCAATATCGCCCTTTCCGAACCCCTTCCGGAAGACAATTGGTCGGGGTATCAAGGCTTCATTCACCAAGTCTTGCTTGAAAACTACTTGTCCAAACATCCGGCTCCCGAAGACATCGAGTACTACATTTGTGGACCGCCGATGATGAACCAAGCGGTCTTCAAAATGCTTGATGACCTTGGTGTGGAACCTGAAAACATCGCCTATGACGATTTCGGCGGCTAAACATGT is a genomic window containing:
- the nqrF gene encoding NADH:ubiquinone reductase (Na(+)-transporting) subunit F — encoded protein: MNTILLGVAMFTVVVLALVLIILAAKSQLVASGPVKILINHEKEIEVPAGGKLLGALADAGVFVSSACGGGGTCAQCKVKVESGGGDILATEKGHINKKEAAEGERLSCQVAVKQDMVVEVPAEAFDTKKWECTVRSNNNVATFIKEFVLELPEGEEVDFRAGGYIQIECPPHEVHYKDFVIEDRFREDWDKFDVWRYVSKVDEPVVRAYSMANYPGEKGIIMLNVRVASPPPRAPEGTPPGKMSSWIFSLKPGDKATISGPYGEFFIKDTDAEMVYIGGGAGMAPLRSHIFELFKRKKTNRKVSYWYGGRSSRELFYVDHFREIEKEFPNFQFNIALSEPLPEDNWSGYQGFIHQVLLENYLSKHPAPEDIEYYICGPPMMNQAVFKMLDDLGVEPENIAYDDFGG
- a CDS encoding Na(+)-translocating NADH-quinone reductase subunit C; the encoded protein is MLQRNSTLYTIVVATILCVVCSFMVSAAAVVLRPYQEANKRLDRQRNILDAAGLAIGEFGLPASELTRKQVDELYDRVSEKLVDLETGEYNTDLDPKTYDPREAIDNKDQSIAIEDVKYNPGERRREKVARVYFVKKPGSEKIDQVVLPIYGKGLWSTLYGFMALKSDLTTISGLTFYEHGETPGLGGEVDNQNWKQQWNGQKLYNEKGEPAAFVYKGAAPPDNPYAVDGLSGATITSNGVTNLMRYWASDDGYGHFLDKLAGELSSESDSDQVDSSTSAQVDNDIPNGDA
- a CDS encoding NADH:ubiquinone reductase (Na(+)-transporting) subunit D, with the protein product MATIKAKEALFGPVIDNNPIALQILGICSALAVTTKMETSVVMAIAVIAVTAFSNLAVSAIRHYIPSSIRIIVQMTVIASLVIVVDQILKAFLFDISKQLSVFVGLIITNCIVMGRAEGFAMKNGPGISFLDGIGNGLGYGFVLLFVAFFRELFGAGSLFGVRIMPEFYEPNNLMLLPPSAFFLIGFLIWAIRTIKPEQIEEA
- the nqrE gene encoding NADH:ubiquinone reductase (Na(+)-transporting) subunit E, yielding MEHYFSILMKAIFVENLALAFFLGMCTFLAVSKNVKTALGLGVAVVAILTITVPANQLIYSLLLKKGALGWVNETFGVATATMDFSTVDLTFLGFISYIGVIAAMVQILEMTLDKFFPPLYNALGIFLPLITVNCAILGASLFMEQRKYDFVDSCVYGFGCGIGWAIAIAALAGIREKMKYSDVPPPLRGLGITFITVGLMALAFMSFGGIQL
- a CDS encoding Na(+)-translocating NADH-quinone reductase subunit A, with the translated sequence MTTIKQGLDLPIAGAPEQHIDGAKHVSRVALLGDDYIGMKPTMLVAEGDTVRQGQAVFEDKKNPGVLFTAPASGKVAAVNRGAKRRFESLVIDVEGDERTEFNDAKGVDPLSLDREAVEKHLLASGLWTAIRTRPFGRVPAPGSLPHSIFVQAIDTSPLSADPAVAIANRKDPFTLGLAALTKLTEGKVFLCKAEGAEIPGSGIDRVQVESFAGPHPAGLVGTHIHFLDPVGPNKTVWYINYQDVCAIGSLFQTGLLDTRRVISIAGPMVKQPRLLETQLGVEIAPLIEGELSSDDPSRVISGSVLYGRKCEGNVGFLGRYHNQISVIAEGYEREFLGWQMPGFDKFSTTRVYASAATPHKKFKLTSSTHGSVRAMVPLGTYEKVMPLDILATQLLRSLIYRDTDEAQQLGVLELEEEDLSLCTFVCPGKYDYGSLIRESLATIEREG
- a CDS encoding NADH:ubiquinone reductase (Na(+)-transporting) subunit B, with protein sequence MKALRYALDKVHPWFAKGAPLEKAYPVFEALDTFLYTPGDVTTGSTHVRDAIDLKRMMTTVVVALIPVTLFGMWNVGYLANSAYQEMTAVGMDASGSWQYWVHETLGFGHDPGNFLDNFLLGAIHFIPVYAVCMFVGGHIEMVFSVLRGHEINEGFLVTGLLFPLILPPTIPLWQVALGIAFGVIVAKEVFGGTGRNFLNVALTARAFLYFAYAAEISGEKVWTAVDGFSGATALGQMASAAPSDTIANPAVASLGSISYVWGETGAITWMDAFLGTVQGCFGETSTLLCIVGAAILIAAGVGSWKVMSGVVLGAIGTSLLFNAIGSETNPMLGVPFYWHLVVGGLAFGLVFMATDPVSASMTEKGKWIYGVLIGFMTILIRVINPAFPEGIMLAILFGNVFAPLIDYSVVYFNVRRRNLRYATT